In one Verrucomicrobiales bacterium genomic region, the following are encoded:
- a CDS encoding CotH kinase family protein — protein MVATTPQVPEIATSLSKEASSWAWVWLLALGLLATGTRCLEAQPADPGSRLPEAPSVSPPGGVYASNVVVTLAAPRTDRDVVFTLTGQDPVLQSPRWKGALVLTNSAWLRWREVQGVTNLGPVRSEHYTLLDSDLVAFTSNLPLAIIDTQGTELSRDRKDHVMVRFVEAGPSRTTLVSPANFAGHALVNIRGRASLRYPKRSYTLKLIDEFGEDRAASLMGLPKDEDFILYAPYPDKTLMRDVLAYELGNAMGHWAPRTRFLEVFVTDGTRRLSRQDYVGVYVLEERIKRHKSRVNIAKLTPADVSEPAITGGYVFKKDHVDRGYYGPPDLLGGGIYQSSSTNKTGFPTAPGGFPADPKGFLPTYRSSTTRSKESSDSSISSSSRRSRQAAPRPLTNLLTGPIIQELEGRVRSTTYNEDGEEFIERMEVGFQTSLRTNQFYWVEPEEDEVTPVQRDWLKRHLDRFEKALYDPDFIDPQRGYAAFIDPGSFIDYHLLVEVTKNVDGHRFSTFYTKDRGGKIRLEPMWDWNLSFGNCNGKQGWIPEYWFWPQLNEQEYTWFRRLFEDPDFGQRYVDRWGELRETLFATSRLMSRIDELVATLNEAQERNFQQWPILGQGVNPNFFIGETYQDEVDWMKDWLTKRLTWMEAQFVARPSVKTSSESEGQFRLQARPDQGELYYTLDGQDPRAAGGKPLAGARVGACDAKVAPGAQFVGRVLLDGRWSPPTRWVAR, from the coding sequence ATGGTTGCCACGACTCCGCAAGTACCGGAGATTGCCACCTCTCTTTCTAAGGAAGCGAGCTCCTGGGCGTGGGTCTGGCTCCTCGCGTTGGGACTCTTGGCCACGGGGACTCGGTGCCTGGAAGCCCAGCCGGCCGACCCAGGTTCCCGCTTGCCAGAGGCACCCTCCGTTTCACCTCCGGGTGGAGTCTACGCCTCGAACGTTGTGGTTACGCTCGCGGCTCCGCGAACCGACCGCGACGTCGTGTTCACGCTAACTGGGCAGGACCCCGTGCTGCAATCACCTCGATGGAAAGGGGCACTCGTGCTGACGAACTCAGCCTGGTTGCGCTGGCGTGAAGTCCAGGGTGTCACCAACCTGGGACCGGTGCGGTCGGAGCATTACACCTTGCTCGATTCGGACCTGGTGGCTTTCACTTCCAATCTACCCTTGGCGATCATCGATACGCAGGGAACCGAGCTCAGCCGCGATCGAAAGGATCATGTAATGGTTCGATTCGTCGAAGCCGGCCCGTCCAGGACCACGCTGGTGAGCCCTGCGAATTTCGCCGGGCACGCCTTGGTCAACATTCGTGGGCGAGCGTCCCTTCGTTATCCGAAACGCAGCTATACCCTCAAGTTGATTGATGAATTCGGCGAAGATCGAGCGGCGAGTTTGATGGGGCTGCCCAAGGATGAGGATTTTATCCTCTACGCCCCCTACCCCGACAAGACGCTCATGCGGGATGTGCTGGCCTATGAACTTGGGAATGCCATGGGACATTGGGCGCCTCGAACCCGCTTTCTCGAGGTGTTCGTGACCGATGGCACCCGCCGCCTGTCCAGACAAGACTATGTCGGGGTCTATGTGCTTGAGGAGCGAATCAAACGGCACAAATCGCGCGTGAACATTGCTAAACTTACCCCGGCCGATGTTTCCGAGCCAGCGATCACCGGTGGCTATGTGTTCAAGAAGGATCATGTGGACCGTGGCTACTATGGTCCGCCAGATCTGCTCGGCGGAGGTATTTACCAGTCATCCAGCACCAATAAAACGGGCTTTCCCACGGCGCCGGGTGGCTTTCCGGCCGATCCGAAAGGCTTCCTGCCCACCTACCGCTCCAGCACCACCCGAAGCAAAGAATCGTCGGACAGTTCCATCTCCTCATCGAGTCGAAGGTCCCGGCAGGCGGCACCCCGTCCCCTGACCAATCTCCTGACCGGCCCGATTATTCAGGAACTCGAGGGAAGGGTTCGCTCCACGACTTACAACGAGGATGGCGAAGAGTTCATCGAACGGATGGAGGTGGGCTTCCAGACCAGTTTGCGCACAAACCAGTTTTACTGGGTGGAGCCGGAGGAGGATGAAGTGACTCCAGTTCAGCGGGATTGGCTCAAGCGCCACCTGGATCGATTCGAGAAGGCGCTGTATGATCCCGATTTCATAGATCCCCAGCGCGGCTATGCCGCGTTCATCGATCCGGGCTCGTTTATTGACTATCATCTACTCGTCGAGGTGACCAAGAACGTGGATGGCCACCGATTCAGCACCTTCTACACAAAGGACCGAGGCGGCAAGATCCGTCTGGAGCCCATGTGGGACTGGAATCTGAGTTTCGGCAACTGCAACGGAAAACAAGGATGGATTCCGGAATATTGGTTTTGGCCGCAGCTGAATGAGCAGGAATACACCTGGTTCCGACGGTTGTTTGAGGATCCCGACTTTGGTCAACGCTATGTGGATCGGTGGGGGGAGTTGCGAGAAACCCTGTTCGCCACTTCCCGCCTGATGAGTCGGATCGATGAGCTCGTCGCCACCCTCAACGAAGCGCAGGAGCGCAACTTCCAACAATGGCCCATCCTGGGTCAGGGAGTTAACCCTAATTTCTTCATCGGTGAGACCTACCAAGATGAGGTCGACTGGATGAAAGATTGGCTCACCAAGCGGCTGACCTGGATGGAGGCTCAGTTTGTCGCGCGTCCAAGCGTGAAGACGTCGAGTGAATCCGAAGGGCAGTTCCGACTCCAGGCTCGTCCGGATCAAGGGGAATTGTATTACACGTTGGATGGGCAAGACCCTCGAGCCGCCGGAGGTAAGCCTTTGGCGGGCGCACGAGTGGGTGCCTGTGATGCGAAGGTAGCACCCGGGGCCCAGTTTGTCGGAAGGGTGTTGCTGGATGGACGTTGGAGTCCGCCAACGCGGTGGGTCGCGCGCTGA